In a single window of the Anaerocolumna cellulosilytica genome:
- a CDS encoding FAD-dependent oxidoreductase — translation MDELRPKIVKLAKMVGGIAGIMNKIDETSPEYYSLNCVVTDDMADIAMIIGLRKPRTFEYIAKHSGKSEEELRTILNQLAYTGVAKVWTDKEDNKDRYFVNIFAPGMLEMMVNNREQLSQHPEIGKAFEEYTRLRLAPMAAKFPEGMAMMRVIPVESAIKDIPDVKPWERLSYYLDKYDTFSVSDCSCRQSRRVIEEGCGHMEHEICIQMGEGAEYYIRTGRGRKITKEEAKEILKFAEDNGLMHEMPHTDGLGESAAICNCCGCSCFSLRLATLFNTPDAIRSNFTANVNKENCVACGQCVEHCPVNALTLGQKLCSMTSNPEKKERTSRNHIWRKDDWNLNYRENRQDVSKDGTSPCKTTCPAHISVQGYIKLAAQGRYLDALELIKKENPFPAVCGRICPHSCENECTRGDIDEPIAIDEIKKFIADKELDKTIRYIPPKRYNLGNKIAIIGSGPAGLSCAYYLAIDGYKVTVFEKHHKLGGMLTLGIPSFRLEKEVLNAEIDVLREMGVTFKTGIEVGKDITLENLRKEGYEAFYLAIGAQGGRMLNLEGEDAKGVLSGVEYLRGVSLGIQEELTGNIVVIGGGNVAIDVARTAARQNPKKVSLYCLESLHEMPALPEEISEAKQDNVIFKNGWGPKRILTKDGKVTGVEFKKCNRVFDKEHRFAPIYNEDDTIIVKADAVLLSIGQSIEWGNLLTGSKAELSVNNTLTADSLTWQTMEPDIFAGGDCCTGPKFAIHAIAAGKEAAISIHRYVQPGQSLVYGRDRKEYHSFDKNTISGLYDFNKAPRQRPRHSPEKKGSFLDDRLTFTEEQLQEETKRCLSCGAVEINSYMCFGCGMCTTKCKFDAIHLTRNYNSVPDTYEKLPVKIAANAIVRTGKIAASSIKEGLSRRG, via the coding sequence ATGGACGAATTAAGACCTAAAATAGTAAAACTTGCAAAAATGGTTGGCGGTATTGCAGGAATAATGAATAAAATCGATGAAACCTCTCCGGAGTACTATTCTCTTAACTGTGTCGTGACAGATGATATGGCTGATATTGCTATGATTATCGGACTCCGCAAACCCCGCACCTTCGAATACATAGCAAAGCACTCTGGAAAATCAGAGGAAGAACTAAGAACCATTCTTAATCAGTTGGCCTATACTGGTGTAGCCAAGGTCTGGACGGACAAAGAGGATAATAAAGACCGGTATTTTGTTAATATATTCGCCCCCGGCATGCTGGAAATGATGGTAAATAACCGGGAACAACTTTCACAACATCCTGAAATCGGAAAAGCATTCGAAGAGTATACCAGACTCCGGCTTGCCCCCATGGCAGCCAAATTTCCTGAGGGCATGGCAATGATGCGGGTGATACCTGTGGAATCTGCAATTAAGGATATTCCGGATGTAAAACCCTGGGAACGCCTCTCTTACTACCTTGATAAATATGATACCTTCTCTGTATCTGATTGCTCCTGCCGACAGTCAAGACGGGTAATTGAAGAGGGCTGTGGTCATATGGAACATGAAATCTGCATTCAGATGGGAGAGGGTGCTGAGTATTATATCCGTACCGGCAGGGGACGTAAGATTACGAAGGAAGAAGCGAAGGAAATCTTAAAATTCGCTGAAGATAACGGGCTTATGCATGAGATGCCTCATACCGATGGTCTTGGAGAATCTGCGGCAATTTGCAACTGCTGCGGCTGTTCCTGCTTTTCTCTGAGACTTGCAACTCTTTTTAATACGCCGGATGCCATACGCTCTAACTTTACAGCTAATGTAAATAAAGAAAACTGCGTTGCCTGTGGCCAATGCGTAGAACACTGCCCTGTGAATGCTTTAACTCTTGGGCAGAAGCTCTGCTCTATGACTTCTAATCCAGAGAAAAAGGAACGCACCTCCAGAAATCACATTTGGAGGAAAGACGATTGGAATCTTAACTACCGGGAAAATCGTCAGGATGTATCTAAGGATGGAACTTCTCCTTGTAAAACTACCTGTCCTGCCCACATATCGGTACAAGGTTACATAAAACTAGCTGCACAGGGGCGCTATCTGGATGCACTGGAACTTATAAAAAAAGAAAATCCTTTCCCCGCTGTATGCGGTCGTATCTGCCCACATTCCTGTGAAAACGAATGTACCAGAGGAGATATCGATGAGCCGATTGCTATAGATGAAATCAAAAAGTTTATTGCAGATAAAGAACTAGATAAAACCATCCGATATATTCCTCCTAAGCGTTATAACCTGGGTAATAAAATTGCTATTATCGGTTCTGGTCCCGCCGGTCTCTCTTGTGCGTATTATCTGGCAATTGATGGTTATAAGGTAACCGTTTTTGAAAAGCATCATAAGCTTGGAGGTATGCTGACACTGGGTATTCCTTCCTTCCGCTTGGAAAAAGAGGTTCTTAATGCTGAAATTGATGTCCTGCGTGAAATGGGTGTTACCTTTAAAACAGGAATTGAAGTCGGCAAAGATATTACTCTTGAAAACCTCCGTAAGGAAGGGTATGAGGCCTTTTACCTTGCCATTGGCGCACAGGGCGGGAGAATGCTTAATCTCGAAGGAGAAGATGCCAAAGGGGTTCTTTCAGGTGTAGAATATTTACGAGGTGTAAGCCTTGGCATCCAGGAAGAGCTTACTGGTAACATAGTAGTTATCGGCGGAGGAAATGTTGCAATAGACGTTGCCCGAACTGCTGCCCGGCAGAATCCTAAGAAAGTCAGTCTGTACTGTCTTGAAAGTCTTCATGAAATGCCGGCACTGCCAGAGGAAATCTCAGAAGCCAAACAAGATAACGTAATTTTTAAAAATGGCTGGGGACCCAAACGTATTCTTACCAAAGACGGTAAAGTTACCGGTGTGGAATTCAAAAAATGTAACAGGGTTTTTGACAAGGAACACCGCTTTGCACCGATTTATAATGAGGATGATACGATAATCGTAAAAGCAGATGCGGTACTGTTGTCTATCGGTCAGTCCATAGAGTGGGGTAATCTGCTTACCGGAAGTAAGGCAGAACTAAGTGTTAATAATACCCTCACAGCAGATAGTTTAACCTGGCAGACAATGGAACCTGATATCTTTGCAGGGGGTGACTGCTGTACCGGTCCAAAATTTGCTATTCATGCCATTGCAGCAGGAAAAGAAGCTGCTATTTCCATACACCGTTATGTACAGCCGGGTCAGTCCCTTGTTTATGGCCGTGACCGGAAGGAATACCATTCTTTTGATAAGAATACTATATCCGGTTTATATGACTTTAACAAGGCACCAAGGCAACGTCCGAGACATTCTCCTGAGAAAAAAGGCAGCTTTTTAGACGACCGTCTTACCTTTACGGAAGAACAATTACAAGAAGAAACCAAACGCTGTTTAAGCTGCGGTGCTGTTGAAATAAACAGTTACATGTGCTTTGGATGTGGTATGTGTACTACAAAGTGCAAATTTGATGCCATACACCTTACCCGCAACTACAACTCTGTTCCAGATACCTATGAAAAACTTCCGGTTAAAATCGCTGCCAATGCCATTGTCCGTACCGGGAAGATTGCCGCTTCTTCTATTAAAGAAGGGCTTAGCAGAAGAGGTTAA
- the hypB gene encoding hydrogenase nickel incorporation protein HypB produces the protein MEEFKILEIKASVFKDNDQQAQKLRQELKEKNRYLLNLMSSPGAGKTTTLTRTIYALQEDFKIGVMEADIDSDVDARTIQKTGAKVIQLHTGGMCHLDAEMTRQGLDGLDAADADLVILENVGNLVCPAEFDTGAVKNAMILSVPEGDDKPLKYPLMFSICDVVLLNKIDVMPHFNFDLEKCILNIKSRNPHAKIIPISALTGEGMDEWTDWLRKEVNLWTN, from the coding sequence ATGGAAGAATTCAAGATTTTGGAAATAAAGGCGAGTGTCTTTAAAGACAACGACCAGCAGGCACAAAAGCTTCGCCAGGAATTAAAAGAAAAAAACAGATATTTATTAAATCTTATGTCCAGCCCCGGAGCAGGTAAGACCACTACTCTGACTCGAACCATTTATGCCTTACAGGAGGATTTTAAAATAGGTGTCATGGAGGCTGATATTGACTCTGATGTAGATGCACGTACCATACAAAAGACCGGAGCTAAGGTTATCCAACTACATACCGGCGGTATGTGCCATCTAGATGCAGAGATGACCCGTCAAGGGCTTGACGGGCTGGATGCAGCAGATGCGGACTTAGTAATTCTTGAAAATGTGGGCAATCTGGTCTGTCCTGCTGAATTCGATACGGGGGCAGTGAAAAATGCCATGATTCTATCCGTACCGGAAGGGGATGATAAACCCCTTAAATACCCACTTATGTTCTCTATTTGTGATGTGGTCTTACTTAATAAAATAGATGTTATGCCGCATTTTAATTTTGACCTGGAAAAATGTATATTAAATATTAAATCACGAAATCCCCATGCGAAAATTATACCAATCAGTGCCTTAACCGGTGAGGGAATGGACGAATGGACTGACTGGCTTAGAAAAGAGGTTAATTTATGGACGAATTAA
- a CDS encoding FadR/GntR family transcriptional regulator — translation MEFEKLTTHSLKNMFVCQIRDKILSGQLTVGSRLPSERELAKQMQVSRTVVNSGFTELENQGFLEILPRRGVFIADYGKNGNINTLNAIMEYHGDTLGQSEIRSILEVRRGLEHLVTDSVIKVASDEEIYGLEGLLEEIAEAKNVEEVVSGTFAFHHRLSVISQNSIMPLLYISFKPVVTQLWKRFCQYYGKEVLYDSVLCLYKCLKKRDMISARSCTDKRLNDAIAEGHQIFKTNDLKNVTAQ, via the coding sequence ATGGAATTTGAAAAACTTACTACACACAGTCTTAAGAATATGTTTGTCTGTCAAATTCGTGACAAGATTTTATCAGGGCAACTGACGGTCGGAAGCCGGTTACCCTCAGAACGAGAACTTGCCAAGCAGATGCAGGTCAGTCGTACAGTTGTTAACAGTGGATTTACAGAGCTTGAAAACCAGGGCTTTTTAGAGATACTGCCAAGACGAGGAGTTTTTATAGCAGATTATGGAAAGAATGGGAATATAAATACTTTAAATGCTATTATGGAGTATCATGGAGACACACTGGGCCAATCTGAGATTCGGTCTATCCTGGAAGTCCGCCGGGGACTGGAGCATCTGGTTACGGATTCTGTTATAAAAGTAGCCTCAGATGAGGAGATATATGGATTAGAGGGGCTTCTAGAAGAAATAGCAGAGGCTAAAAATGTTGAAGAAGTGGTTTCAGGAACCTTTGCCTTTCATCATAGACTATCTGTTATCAGCCAGAACAGTATTATGCCTTTACTTTACATATCTTTTAAACCGGTGGTGACACAGCTATGGAAACGCTTCTGCCAATATTACGGTAAGGAAGTTCTTTATGATAGTGTACTTTGTCTGTATAAATGTTTAAAGAAGAGAGATATGATTTCTGCAAGAAGCTGTACGGATAAACGTCTTAATGATGCAATAGCGGAAGGACACCAGATATTTAAAACTAATGATTTAAAAAACGTAACAGCTCAATAA
- a CDS encoding BsuPI-related putative proteinase inhibitor — MKKGTLGIILAVVILFAGFYYFAQASLNTKAEESGKKITRETNTKQKLGKQPKKKTASKKVTVKPKAVKKDDSIEMKITIKNNTKKDVTIEHSSGQVFDIQLLDANKNLLYTWSADKSFIQMLSTTEIKAGKSLSYKEVLSGEVYENIKDKVVYMKVYLTGTADFINADGYIVKVK; from the coding sequence ATGAAGAAAGGTACATTAGGTATTATACTAGCAGTTGTAATATTATTTGCGGGCTTTTATTATTTTGCACAAGCCTCTCTAAATACAAAGGCTGAGGAATCCGGCAAAAAAATAACACGTGAAACGAATACCAAACAGAAATTAGGAAAACAGCCCAAGAAAAAAACAGCATCAAAAAAGGTGACGGTTAAGCCAAAGGCAGTTAAGAAAGATGATTCTATTGAAATGAAAATCACTATAAAAAATAACACGAAAAAGGATGTAACCATTGAACACTCCTCAGGTCAAGTATTTGATATCCAGCTTCTTGACGCTAATAAGAACCTATTATATACCTGGTCTGCTGATAAATCGTTCATACAGATGTTATCTACCACAGAAATCAAAGCCGGAAAATCTCTGTCCTACAAAGAAGTTTTGTCTGGGGAGGTGTATGAGAATATCAAGGATAAAGTAGTATATATGAAAGTATATCTTACCGGAACTGCAGATTTCATAAATGCTGATGGATATATAGTTAAAGTGAAATAA
- a CDS encoding sugar O-acetyltransferase, with product MNQKERMLTGLPYKAWLDGLSEERMENKLKIYEYNQIRPDEKKKAEELIRSILGKAGEDIHIEQPFHCDYGKNIEVGNNFFANYNCTILDVGKVIIGENVMFAPNVSIYTAGHPIHPDSRNSGYEYGIAITIGDNVWIGGNVVINPGVTIGHNVVIGAGSVVTKDIPDNVIAVGNPCKVIRAITEEDRKYYYKDKEFDVQDYTE from the coding sequence ATGAATCAAAAAGAAAGAATGCTCACAGGTTTGCCTTATAAGGCATGGCTGGATGGTTTAAGCGAAGAAAGAATGGAGAACAAATTAAAGATATATGAATATAATCAGATACGTCCGGATGAGAAGAAGAAAGCGGAAGAACTAATTCGGAGTATTCTTGGCAAAGCGGGTGAAGACATTCACATTGAACAGCCATTTCATTGTGATTACGGAAAGAACATAGAAGTCGGAAATAATTTTTTTGCTAACTATAACTGTACCATATTAGATGTAGGTAAAGTTATAATCGGAGAGAATGTAATGTTTGCACCCAATGTATCAATCTATACGGCGGGACATCCCATTCATCCGGACTCCAGGAATTCAGGCTATGAATATGGTATTGCTATTACAATCGGTGATAATGTATGGATTGGCGGAAATGTTGTGATTAATCCTGGTGTTACAATCGGCCATAATGTTGTTATCGGAGCAGGTAGTGTTGTTACGAAAGATATACCGGATAATGTAATTGCAGTGGGGAATCCCTGTAAAGTTATAAGAGCAATAACGGAAGAAGACAGAAAATACTATTACAAAGATAAAGAATTTGATGTACAGGATTATACTGAATAA
- a CDS encoding TetR/AcrR family transcriptional regulator: protein MPKIINYDNQKESIAEAAWRVIKREGIENASVRNIAKEAGISSGALQHYFSSQVQLLEFAMNMVFERVEDRFTRISNEISSVTLENAKKILWNLMPVNEEQELEMEVWLSLTVKAFHESSLNKISKSTYEAIHLIILTLLKQLEEAGLLKKGLKLSMEAKRLHILLDGLSLHRMVSPDTMTSDVFHSILDQHLRELTNNLTD from the coding sequence ATGCCTAAAATTATAAATTATGATAATCAAAAGGAAAGTATTGCAGAAGCGGCATGGAGGGTAATAAAAAGAGAAGGAATAGAGAATGCATCGGTACGCAATATTGCGAAAGAAGCAGGAATATCTTCAGGAGCATTACAGCACTATTTTAGTTCTCAAGTCCAATTATTAGAGTTTGCAATGAATATGGTTTTTGAACGTGTTGAAGACAGATTTACACGTATTAGTAACGAGATAAGCAGCGTTACACTTGAGAATGCAAAAAAAATATTATGGAATCTTATGCCGGTAAATGAGGAACAGGAATTGGAAATGGAAGTCTGGCTGTCTCTGACTGTTAAAGCGTTCCATGAATCGTCTTTAAATAAAATAAGTAAGAGTACGTATGAAGCCATACATCTGATAATACTAACCCTTTTAAAACAATTAGAGGAGGCAGGGTTACTAAAAAAGGGCTTGAAGCTTTCAATGGAGGCCAAGAGACTGCATATTTTGCTGGACGGTTTATCTCTTCATCGAATGGTTTCACCGGATACTATGACAAGTGATGTATTTCATTCTATATTAGATCAACACTTAAGGGAATTAACAAATAATTTGACTGACTAG
- a CDS encoding alpha/beta fold hydrolase, giving the protein MKRHRRIKKALGITAAFFILIIIAGFVYEAIAFRMNKKEFPMPGKLVDAGNYSLHLNVQGEGAFTVIFEAGSGETSLSWGDIPEQLSSIARVVSYDRAGYAWSEEAETKRSGYHIVQELYTALQQEGIKGPYILVGHSLGGMYSRLFAEEYREEVAGLVLVDARPEEDEEQTAPIYAKENYVQKPSANVLSLLKQAGIMRFFQNYLLEGMVPVEERELFINVIATPKYFHAVEEEGKLSGDVEDAIRGQQLGRLPVKVIARGLPPDYKAFGISEESGQKIEEIWRNGQLGMLAISDNSEFIEAANSGHMIMKEEPELVRNIIKNLIQDLEEGKNK; this is encoded by the coding sequence ATGAAAAGACACAGAAGGATAAAAAAGGCATTAGGAATTACCGCAGCTTTTTTTATTCTTATTATTATTGCAGGTTTTGTTTATGAAGCGATTGCTTTTAGAATGAATAAAAAAGAATTTCCTATGCCGGGTAAGCTTGTAGATGCAGGTAACTATAGCCTTCATCTGAATGTACAAGGAGAGGGTGCATTTACAGTTATATTTGAAGCAGGCAGTGGCGAAACTAGTTTATCGTGGGGAGACATACCAGAGCAACTATCTTCTATTGCAAGAGTTGTTAGTTATGACAGAGCAGGTTATGCCTGGAGTGAAGAAGCAGAAACGAAACGATCAGGGTATCATATTGTTCAGGAATTGTATACGGCGTTACAGCAGGAGGGGATTAAAGGTCCTTATATTCTTGTCGGACATTCGCTGGGGGGGATGTATTCAAGGCTGTTTGCAGAAGAATACAGGGAAGAAGTAGCAGGGTTAGTATTAGTTGATGCAAGACCAGAGGAGGATGAGGAGCAGACAGCACCCATATACGCCAAGGAAAATTATGTACAAAAACCCTCAGCCAATGTATTATCTTTATTAAAGCAAGCGGGCATCATGCGGTTTTTTCAAAATTATTTATTAGAGGGCATGGTTCCTGTTGAGGAAAGAGAACTTTTTATAAATGTTATTGCTACACCAAAATATTTTCATGCTGTGGAGGAAGAAGGGAAGCTCTCAGGTGATGTAGAGGACGCAATTCGAGGCCAGCAGTTAGGGAGGCTTCCGGTGAAAGTAATCGCACGGGGACTCCCCCCAGATTATAAAGCTTTTGGTATTTCTGAAGAATCCGGACAAAAGATTGAAGAAATATGGAGAAACGGGCAGCTTGGCATGCTTGCCATCTCTGATAACAGCGAGTTTATAGAGGCAGCAAATAGCGGTCATATGATAATGAAGGAAGAGCCAGAATTAGTTCGGAATATTATAAAAAACCTGATTCAAGACCTGGAAGAAGGGAAAAATAAATAA
- the murI gene encoding glutamate racemase — MRIGFFDSGVGGITVLHEALKILPDEDYIYYADTKNVPYGVKPKEEVKQYIFTAMECMINQGVKAIVIACNTATSVAIEEVRSRYNVPVIGMEPAVKPAVRNNQDRSKRVLVTATALTLREEKLQNLIARLDQGHIVDLLPLPGLIQFAEKLVFDEETVLPYLHEQLSLYDLNQYGTVVLGCTHFPYYKNIFYKILPRQVSVIDGNKGTVNNLKRILADSHSLGGGSGRIAYYESGIRVEDTIRLNNYKELMRCLERTNKVSD; from the coding sequence ATGCGGATAGGTTTTTTTGATTCAGGTGTTGGTGGTATAACAGTACTACACGAGGCATTAAAGATATTACCTGATGAGGATTATATATATTATGCAGATACTAAAAATGTTCCTTATGGAGTAAAACCCAAGGAAGAGGTTAAACAATATATTTTTACGGCCATGGAGTGTATGATTAATCAGGGAGTGAAAGCTATTGTTATTGCCTGTAATACGGCTACGAGTGTGGCGATAGAAGAGGTAAGAAGCCGATACAATGTGCCTGTTATAGGGATGGAACCGGCTGTAAAGCCTGCTGTTAGAAATAATCAGGACAGGAGCAAACGAGTGTTAGTAACTGCCACTGCTTTAACATTAAGAGAAGAAAAATTGCAGAATCTTATAGCAAGGTTAGACCAAGGACATATTGTGGATTTATTACCACTGCCGGGATTAATCCAATTCGCTGAGAAGCTGGTGTTTGATGAGGAAACTGTATTGCCGTATCTGCATGAGCAGTTGTCTTTATATGACTTAAATCAATATGGAACCGTTGTTTTGGGCTGTACGCATTTTCCATATTATAAAAATATATTTTATAAAATACTTCCAAGGCAGGTTAGTGTGATTGACGGAAACAAAGGGACTGTTAATAATTTAAAAAGAATACTGGCGGACTCGCATTCTTTGGGAGGGGGCAGCGGAAGGATTGCATACTACGAGTCAGGAATCAGAGTAGAAGATACAATAAGACTCAATAACTATAAAGAATTAATGAGGTGCTTGGAACGTACAAATAAAGTATCAGATTGA
- a CDS encoding response regulator transcription factor: protein MNEKILVIEDEKKISDAITYALGREGYTFEVAYDGEVALEMISRFRPNAIILDVMLPGMDGYEILKHLRDKERIGVIMVTAKEDIVHKILGLELGADDYITKPFDMRELLARLKSLLRRIQKAEKKQESAKVSLGGIILYLNKRTAFTENKMLDLTPKEYDMLALLLANPERVYTREQLLDLVWGIDYIGGTRTVDIHVQRVRKKLGEKYEDVIQTVYGIGYKAIGGSSEN, encoded by the coding sequence ATGAATGAAAAAATTCTGGTAATAGAGGATGAAAAAAAGATATCGGATGCAATTACGTATGCATTGGGAAGAGAAGGCTATACCTTCGAGGTGGCTTATGATGGCGAAGTTGCTTTGGAAATGATATCCCGATTCCGTCCAAATGCCATTATTTTAGACGTTATGCTTCCTGGGATGGACGGATATGAAATTCTTAAGCACCTAAGGGATAAAGAGCGTATAGGGGTTATTATGGTAACCGCAAAAGAGGATATTGTCCATAAAATACTAGGGCTTGAGCTGGGGGCGGATGATTATATAACCAAACCTTTTGATATGCGAGAATTACTTGCACGTTTGAAATCTTTGCTGCGTAGAATACAGAAAGCAGAAAAGAAGCAGGAGTCTGCTAAGGTCAGTCTGGGAGGTATTATACTTTATTTAAATAAACGAACCGCTTTTACTGAAAACAAAATGCTTGATTTGACTCCAAAGGAATACGATATGCTTGCTCTTTTATTGGCTAACCCTGAGCGGGTTTACACAAGAGAACAGCTTCTTGATTTGGTATGGGGGATTGACTATATAGGAGGGACCCGCACCGTGGATATACATGTGCAGCGGGTTAGAAAGAAACTTGGTGAGAAATACGAAGATGTGATTCAGACCGTTTATGGAATAGGTTACAAAGCCATAGGGGGCAGCAGTGAAAATTAG
- a CDS encoding sensor histidine kinase, with product MKISIKLKFSLFLAALLLLVVFFLSLLVLQGIKSNQQNQYEQYLSQQAKTANTYFIQRILSEENKVPQTFLSAKGQEFARQLESISGQTLVLYDKQGKLISKKVTDTESDRIKHALDYALDNKTAYLVIEDSLYYLTPLIAGNEQLGVIQFYYSLSEHQSFYNNIRQLFIYIGAIVFFLSFLIGNIYFNAFASGIIKLDKMVDKIREGHYATTILKRRDEIGKLSQGIHAMSGQIQKTIQGLKEEEVKLTLAVNKLSQLDIQQKQFIGNVTHEFKTPLTSIKAYIDLLEMYPDDEALLQTAITNIKSETGRLYEMVDKVLQLSALEKYDFELKLEKLAVKQILETVINSLKGRMDKFGIKLSAELRDIYIEGDKDSLVIVLINLLDNAIKYNKTNGQIFVKTYELRYQVFIEIADTGIGIPEELVQKVFEPFYTVDKNRARENGGAGLGLSLVKKHTESMGGSVSLLNTGMEGTSFKITFPAITDEA from the coding sequence GTGAAAATTAGCATAAAATTAAAATTCAGCCTTTTTCTTGCGGCATTACTGCTTCTTGTTGTATTTTTCTTAAGCCTTTTAGTACTGCAAGGCATAAAAAGTAACCAACAAAATCAATATGAACAATATTTATCCCAGCAGGCAAAAACCGCAAACACGTACTTTATCCAGAGAATTTTATCGGAAGAAAACAAGGTACCACAGACCTTTCTATCTGCAAAGGGGCAGGAATTTGCCCGGCAGTTGGAATCAATAAGCGGCCAGACTTTGGTTTTGTATGACAAGCAAGGGAAGCTGATAAGTAAAAAGGTAACAGATACAGAGTCAGACCGTATAAAGCACGCATTGGACTATGCATTAGACAATAAGACAGCCTATTTGGTGATAGAAGATTCCTTATATTACCTGACTCCTTTAATAGCCGGAAATGAACAGCTTGGTGTAATACAGTTTTATTATTCCTTGTCTGAACACCAGTCATTTTACAACAATATACGGCAATTATTTATCTATATAGGTGCAATTGTATTTTTCTTAAGTTTTTTAATCGGTAATATATATTTTAACGCTTTTGCATCGGGCATTATAAAACTAGATAAAATGGTGGATAAAATACGAGAGGGTCATTATGCAACTACAATTTTAAAACGAAGGGACGAAATCGGAAAGTTAAGTCAGGGAATCCATGCCATGAGCGGTCAGATTCAAAAAACCATACAAGGCCTTAAAGAGGAAGAAGTTAAATTAACGCTTGCTGTGAACAAATTGTCCCAGCTTGATATACAGCAGAAACAATTTATTGGTAATGTAACCCATGAATTTAAAACACCTCTAACCTCAATTAAGGCCTATATTGATTTGTTAGAAATGTACCCTGACGATGAGGCACTTTTACAGACGGCCATCACCAATATAAAAAGTGAGACCGGACGTTTGTATGAAATGGTAGATAAGGTTTTGCAGTTATCTGCTTTAGAAAAATATGATTTCGAACTAAAGCTTGAGAAACTTGCCGTTAAGCAGATATTAGAAACAGTGATAAACAGCTTAAAGGGCAGAATGGATAAGTTCGGTATTAAACTTTCTGCGGAACTTAGGGATATCTATATAGAAGGGGATAAAGACAGCTTAGTAATAGTGTTGATAAATCTGCTGGATAACGCCATCAAATACAACAAAACCAATGGGCAAATTTTTGTAAAAACGTATGAGTTAAGGTATCAGGTATTTATAGAAATAGCAGATACAGGGATTGGTATTCCTGAGGAACTTGTACAAAAAGTGTTTGAACCTTTTTATACAGTTGATAAAAATAGAGCAAGAGAGAATGGAGGGGCCGGCTTAGGGTTGTCACTTGTTAAGAAACATACAGAATCCATGGGGGGATCTGTCAGTTTACTAAATACCGGAATGGAAGGAACCAGCTTTAAAATTACCTTTCCAGCAATCACAGATGAAGCGTAG